A stretch of Methanosphaerula palustris E1-9c DNA encodes these proteins:
- a CDS encoding carbohydrate-binding protein, producing MPTTTVSPTEIPTLHQVPGIVQAEDYITGGEGVGYHDTSPTNLGGTYRTDGVDIESTSSGAIPQFIRDGEWTRCTLNVTASGFFGLTCKYSVRGLAILSLCLITIPSSARSRFHRPEFLIPMLMGRWRFRSLLVYQCLVSMKI from the coding sequence GTGCCGACAACCACGGTCTCTCCGACAGAGATACCTACGCTTCATCAGGTACCCGGGATCGTCCAGGCTGAGGACTATATTACTGGCGGTGAGGGGGTTGGGTATCATGACACCTCCCCAACCAACCTGGGGGGCACCTACCGGACCGATGGGGTTGACATCGAGTCGACCAGCAGTGGGGCTATACCTCAGTTTATCCGGGACGGGGAGTGGACTCGTTGCACGCTGAATGTTACTGCTTCAGGGTTTTTCGGGTTGACCTGTAAGTATTCAGTCCGGGGGCTGGCCATTCTGTCACTCTGCTTGATAACGATCCCGAGCTCGGCACGGTCCCGATTCCATCGACCGGAGTTTTTGATACCTATGCTCATGGGACGGTGGAGGTTCCGCTCTCTGCTGGTCTATCAGTGTTTGGTCTCTATGAAGATCTGA